One region of Oncorhynchus nerka isolate Pitt River linkage group LG22, Oner_Uvic_2.0, whole genome shotgun sequence genomic DNA includes:
- the LOC115105355 gene encoding protein phosphatase 1 regulatory subunit 14A-like, whose protein sequence is MTFSLQTTQCFKLPFAWEPVRPDMAADRVGRMRAEEVHSSDLETSREHGVKLQKRQARVTVKYNRKELQRRLDVEKWIDDCLDELYLSKEDDMPDEVNIDHLLDLASNEERVKKLKEILQTCSNNTEAFIGELLVKLEGLHKQEELATEGIEHPSHYNHAQHHHQPYHFNRPHWPRTQTHQTP, encoded by the exons ATGACATTCTCGCTTCAAACCACACAGTGTTTCAAGCTCCCATTTGCTTGGGAACCAGTCAGACCAGACATGGCAGCCGACAGGGTCGGACGGATGCGAGCAGAGGAAGTCCACTCATCAGATTTGGAAACGTCTCGAGAACACGGAGTCAAACTACAGAAGAGACAAGCTCGAGTGACTGTGAAATACAACAGAAAAGAGCTACAGAGACGACTAGACGTGGAGAAATGGATCGATGACTGCTTGGATGAGCTGTACTTGAGCAAA GAGGATGACATGCCAGATGAGGTAAACATTGATCATCTGTTAGACCTGGCTAGCAATGAAGAGCGAGTGAAAAAGTTAAAG GAGAttcttcagacgtgcagcaacaACACAGAG GCCTTCATCGGAGAGCTGTTGGTCAAGCTGGAGGGCCTTCACAAGCAGGAGGAGCTGGCTACCGAGGGCATCGAACAcccctcccactacaaccacgcCCAGCACCACCATCAGCCCTACCACTTTAACAGACCCCACTGGCCCCGAACCCAGACCCACCAGACCCCCTGA